A single region of the Nicotiana sylvestris chromosome 6, ASM39365v2, whole genome shotgun sequence genome encodes:
- the LOC138870312 gene encoding uncharacterized protein — protein MRAVGEPGLLPLAATTSQAGGGVQTPTARNLEQRVHVDQVPKVIPVPSVVPVQPEERTSVSEDEQRRLERFKKYDPPVFSGLASYDSLGFLEECHRILRTVGISGSSGVSFNAFQLRGAAYEWWCTYELDSLNEATSFTWTQFSDLFLREFVSQSLRDAWRAKFDHLCQGAMTISEYAVCYTSLSRHAPALVSTVRERVRRFIEGLISRIKSSMVCKLDMDISY, from the exons atgCGAGCTGTCGGCGAG ccagggttgcttccccttgctgcaaccacatctcaggccgggggaggagtacAGACTCCCACTGCCCGCAatcttgagcagcgagtgcatgttgatcaggtcccgaAGGTTATTCCTGTACCGTCTGTAGTGCCAGTTCAACCAGAGGAAAGGACATCGGtttcagaggatgagcaacggagacttgagaggttcaagaagtatgacccTCCGGTGTTCAGCGGGCTAGCATCATATGATTCCTtgggatttctagaggagtgtcaccgtatcctccgcactgtgggtatatcaggatcgagtggggtttctttcaatgccttccaacttcgaggagccgcctatgagtggtggtgtacctatgagttagacagtctgaACGAGGCTACTTCATTCACTTGGACCCAGTTTTCAGATCttttcctgagagagtttgtttcTCAGAGCCTTAGAGACGCATGGCGCGCAAAGTTTGATCATttgtgccagggtgctatgactatctcagagtatgctgtctgttacactagcttgtctagacatgcaccagccttggtttctactgttcgcgagagggttcgccggtttattgagggtctTATTTCCAGAATCAAGTCTAGCATGGTTTGCAAGTTggatatggatatttcttattag